Proteins from one Deltaproteobacteria bacterium genomic window:
- a CDS encoding AAA family ATPase, whose product MIRLIEAKGYRCLRYVRTKINAFEILVGPNASGKSTFLDVVRFLGDVVSKDLDVAIRERSDNLTDLFWKKKGDHFDLAVEVEIPKRFQNVIKGEFNTCRYEISLEIDSINRENSIRAERVLFLPRSEEPSIQKSLFPFPPSPPETILTSVPKRGVKTVVNKVSGGNDNFYDETGKGWDHAFKLGPRKSALANLPEDETKFPVSTWFKRVLIDGIQSLVLNSLTMRKPSPPGQPKTFRPDGSNLPWAVEHFQSNNPDNFKRWVSHIRTALPDIKAIETIERPEDRHRYLQIVYENGLKVPSWVLSDGTLRLLALTLLAYLDYPYIYLIEEPENGIHPQAVETVFQAFSSAYEAQILCASHSPVILSLAEPEQVLCFARTEDGATDIVRGSDHPNLKDWQRGTDLGTLFATGVLG is encoded by the coding sequence ATGATTCGATTGATAGAGGCCAAAGGCTACCGTTGCCTCCGTTATGTCAGAACAAAAATTAATGCTTTTGAAATCCTTGTTGGTCCCAATGCCAGCGGCAAGTCAACGTTTCTGGATGTGGTTCGCTTCCTTGGTGATGTCGTTTCCAAAGATCTTGATGTAGCGATTAGGGAACGGTCTGATAATCTCACCGACCTGTTCTGGAAAAAGAAAGGAGACCACTTTGATCTGGCAGTAGAAGTTGAAATACCGAAACGTTTTCAAAATGTGATAAAAGGAGAATTTAACACATGTAGGTATGAAATCTCACTCGAAATCGATTCTATTAATCGAGAAAATTCTATTCGAGCCGAACGGGTACTTTTCCTGCCTCGTTCTGAAGAGCCTTCTATTCAAAAATCTCTTTTCCCTTTCCCGCCATCTCCTCCTGAAACTATCTTAACCTCTGTTCCGAAGAGAGGAGTTAAGACCGTTGTCAACAAAGTATCTGGAGGAAATGACAATTTCTATGATGAGACTGGAAAGGGTTGGGATCATGCGTTTAAACTTGGTCCTCGCAAATCTGCTCTCGCAAATCTGCCTGAAGATGAAACAAAATTTCCTGTTTCAACTTGGTTCAAACGTGTACTCATTGACGGAATACAGAGTTTGGTTCTCAATAGCCTGACGATGCGGAAACCGAGCCCTCCGGGCCAACCAAAGACCTTTAGGCCTGATGGATCTAACCTTCCATGGGCTGTCGAGCATTTTCAGAGTAATAATCCTGACAACTTTAAACGATGGGTTTCACATATCCGCACAGCGCTTCCAGACATTAAAGCAATTGAGACTATAGAACGGCCTGAAGACCGACATCGTTATTTGCAAATCGTATACGAAAATGGCTTGAAGGTTCCCTCTTGGGTTCTTTCGGATGGAACGCTTCGGTTATTAGCTCTTACTCTTCTGGCGTATCTCGATTATCCGTATATTTACTTGATTGAGGAACCAGAAAATGGCATCCACCCTCAAGCGGTGGAAACAGTTTTTCAAGCCTTTTCTTCCGCTTATGAGGCACAGATTCTGTGTGCTAGTCACTCTCCAGTCATTTTATCTCTGGCGGAACCTGAACAAGTATTATGTTTCGCCCGAACTGAAGACGGTGCCACCGATATTGTGCGGGGTTCAGATCATCCAAACTTGAAAGACTGGCAAAGAGGCACAGACCTTGGAACCCTCTTTGCAACAGGGGTTCTTGGATGA
- a CDS encoding macro domain-containing protein — MVNVIMGDMFESKVQTLVNTVNCVGVMGKGIALEFKKRFPDMFEDYVKRCDAKQVRLGRPYLFKRMFPPWILNFPTKDHWRSVSRIQDIEEGLRYLREHYKEWGITSLAVPPLGCGHGQLEWRVVGPTLYRHLKTLDIPVELFAPFGTPHEELQVSFLDRVQDAAVARPAPQRISPAWVAVVEILRRIEDEPFHWPVGRTTFQKIAYFATESGIPTGLKYQRGSYGPYAPALKERITVLVNNGLIREERLGRMFAVRVGQTFNDAKRAYADQLQQWESIIEKVADLFMRMRTKQAEVAATVHFAAQEWKDSTEAPPTEKDVLNTVMKWKQKRRPPLEEKEVAMTVRHLNMLSWITAKASTDLPITEEEILHV; from the coding sequence ATGGTGAATGTGATTATGGGTGACATGTTTGAATCCAAGGTGCAGACGCTGGTCAACACGGTAAACTGCGTCGGAGTCATGGGCAAAGGGATTGCGCTTGAGTTCAAAAAACGCTTCCCTGACATGTTCGAGGATTATGTGAAGCGCTGTGACGCCAAACAGGTCCGTTTGGGGAGGCCCTATCTGTTCAAACGCATGTTCCCGCCTTGGATTCTCAACTTCCCGACGAAAGACCATTGGCGGTCTGTTTCGCGTATCCAGGACATTGAGGAAGGCTTGCGCTACCTCCGAGAACACTACAAGGAATGGGGCATCACATCCCTGGCTGTCCCGCCTCTCGGATGTGGTCATGGTCAGCTTGAGTGGCGCGTGGTTGGGCCGACCCTGTACAGGCATCTTAAAACATTGGACATCCCCGTGGAACTTTTCGCGCCCTTCGGTACGCCCCATGAAGAACTGCAGGTGTCTTTTCTGGACAGAGTACAGGATGCGGCAGTTGCAAGACCGGCTCCCCAACGGATCAGCCCGGCATGGGTCGCGGTTGTGGAGATTCTTAGAAGAATAGAAGATGAACCTTTTCACTGGCCCGTTGGGCGTACCACCTTTCAAAAGATCGCTTACTTTGCGACAGAGTCCGGAATTCCGACGGGTTTGAAATATCAACGCGGCAGTTACGGGCCCTATGCGCCGGCCTTGAAGGAACGAATTACAGTCCTGGTTAATAATGGGCTGATTCGCGAGGAACGGTTAGGCCGAATGTTCGCTGTCCGTGTAGGGCAAACATTCAATGATGCCAAGCGGGCCTATGCTGACCAGCTTCAGCAATGGGAGTCCATTATCGAAAAGGTGGCCGACCTTTTTATGCGAATGAGGACCAAACAGGCCGAAGTGGCTGCCACGGTTCATTTCGCAGCACAGGAATGGAAGGATAGCACTGAAGCCCCTCCTACAGAAAAGGACGTGCTCAATACGGTTATGAAATGGAAGCAGAAGCGCCGTCCTCCGTTGGAAGAAAAGGAAGTGGCCATGACGGTACGTCATTTAAATATGTTGAGTTGGATCACAGCCAAGGCGAGTACCGATTTGCCGATTACCGAAGAGGAAATTCTTCATGTCTAG
- a CDS encoding DUF4433 domain-containing protein, producing the protein MERHELTELHYITPIVNVPSIIKLGILSHNRAKHVPHESVAMNTIQDRRARVTVPGGKKLHDYANLYICARNPMMYKCQAQHQEICVLMVSPNVLDLQGVVISDRNASSDYAIFKAAPGGLSIVNQEWTFAEYWTDGDQITEWRKKAAKCAEVLVPDKVKPGYITGAYVSCQDAMASFQALGTKFPVVINSHLFFRWGKIHGECDYG; encoded by the coding sequence ATGGAGCGTCATGAATTAACAGAACTGCACTACATTACTCCCATAGTCAACGTGCCTTCAATCATCAAGTTGGGTATTTTGTCCCATAATCGGGCAAAGCATGTGCCACATGAATCCGTGGCCATGAACACGATTCAGGATCGAAGGGCAAGGGTTACCGTACCAGGAGGGAAAAAGCTACATGACTATGCGAATCTCTATATTTGTGCGAGAAACCCTATGATGTACAAATGCCAAGCACAACATCAGGAAATTTGCGTACTTATGGTCAGCCCAAACGTTCTCGATCTCCAAGGTGTTGTAATTTCCGACAGAAATGCTTCAAGTGATTACGCGATTTTCAAGGCTGCCCCCGGTGGACTCAGCATCGTGAATCAAGAGTGGACCTTTGCAGAGTACTGGACAGATGGAGACCAGATTACCGAGTGGAGAAAGAAAGCTGCCAAGTGTGCCGAGGTGCTTGTGCCCGACAAAGTGAAACCGGGTTACATTACAGGGGCATATGTCTCGTGCCAAGATGCGATGGCCTCGTTTCAAGCATTAGGCACAAAATTTCCGGTTGTGATAAACAGCCATCTCTTTTTCAGATGGGGGAAGATCCATGGTGAATGTGATTATGGGTGA
- a CDS encoding flavodoxin family protein, whose product MKVLAFNCSPNMDGGNTALIFNPFLEGLEEEGAEVTRFYLSRMKIRPCAGDLHCWFKKPGICIHKDDMQDLYPLLRESDLWAFATPVYFDGVSGPMKNLMDRMVPLVLPFVELRKGHCSHPRREGTKGGKVVLVSSCGFWEEDNFDPLLLHMKAFCRTIGRDFAGALLRPTGGTFKGMLELGRPVGDILDAAREAGRQLAGAGRMDPETLRVVSRQLLPLNKFVEVSNRVFQEALDGLKKEEK is encoded by the coding sequence CGAACATGGATGGCGGGAACACCGCCCTGATTTTCAACCCCTTTCTCGAAGGCCTGGAGGAGGAAGGGGCCGAAGTGACCCGATTTTATCTAAGCAGAATGAAGATCCGTCCGTGCGCGGGCGATCTTCATTGCTGGTTCAAGAAACCGGGGATCTGCATTCACAAGGACGACATGCAGGATCTCTATCCGCTTCTCAGGGAAAGTGATCTCTGGGCCTTTGCCACGCCGGTGTATTTCGACGGGGTAAGCGGTCCCATGAAGAACCTCATGGACCGGATGGTGCCCCTGGTCCTGCCCTTTGTGGAGTTACGGAAAGGACATTGCTCTCATCCACGGCGGGAAGGGACAAAGGGGGGCAAGGTCGTGTTGGTCTCCTCATGCGGTTTCTGGGAAGAGGACAATTTCGATCCCCTTCTCCTCCACATGAAGGCCTTTTGCCGGACCATCGGCCGGGACTTCGCCGGGGCCCTGCTCCGCCCCACGGGGGGCACCTTCAAGGGGATGCTTGAGCTGGGACGGCCCGTGGGAGACATCCTCGATGCGGCCAGGGAGGCCGGGCGGCAGCTGGCGGGAGCGGGGCGGATGGATCCCGAAACGTTACGGGTGGTAAGCCGCCAACTCCTGCCCCTGAACAAATTCGTCGAGGTTTCCAACCGGGTGTTTCAGGAGGCCCTGGACGGCCTAAAAAAGGAAGAGAAGTAG